In Gossypium arboreum isolate Shixiya-1 chromosome 6, ASM2569848v2, whole genome shotgun sequence, the following are encoded in one genomic region:
- the LOC108483507 gene encoding uncharacterized protein At4g28440-like has product MATVQQQQQEQEQQIKSTEKRKPVFVKVDHLKPGTKGHTLIAKVLSSNMVLQKGRAASQHLRQTRIAECLIGDETGTVLFTARNDQVELMKPGNTVILRNAKIDMFKGSMRLAVDKWGRIEVTEPANFIVKEDNNLSLVEYELVNVVEEVEAGMNTND; this is encoded by the exons ATGGCGACAGTACAGCAGCAACAACAAGAACAAGAACAACAGATCAAATCAACGGAGAAGAGAAAACCAGTGTTTGTGAAAGTGGACCATTTAAAGCCAGGTACCAAAGGCCATACCTTAATCGCTAAGGTCTTATCTTCAAACATGGTCCTTCAAAAAGGTCGAGCTGCTTCTCAACATCTCCGTCAAACCCGAATCGCAGAATGCCTTATCGGTGATGAAACCGGCACTGTCCTCTTCACTGCTCGTAATGATCAAG TTGAGTTGATGAAGCCAGGTAATACCGTAATTCTTCGTAATGCAAAGATAGATATGTTTAAAGGTTCAATGAGGCTAGCTGTTGACAAATGGGGTCGTATCGAGGTCACCGAACCTGCTAACTTCATCGTTAAAGAAGACAACAATCTCTCCCTTGTCGAGTACGAGTTGGTTAACGTTGTCGAAGAAGTAGAGGCTGGTATGAACACCAATGACTAG